A single region of the Pararhodospirillum photometricum DSM 122 genome encodes:
- a CDS encoding response regulator, producing MTDRLRVMFVDDEPHILRGLQRSMARMEDRWDVVLCASGAEALAWMDENGSLDVVVSDMRMPEMDGADLLERVRARSPETLRVILSGYAESEAVLRTVGPAHLYLAKPCSPALLEQAIVRPVALRERMTDPSLRAVLAGLSHLPSLPQVFLEIDAELRSPQASARSVAAIIGRDMAMTAELLRLTNSAYFSLGAPAATPLQAIRALGLETVQTLVLNIGIFRQLNSGRQDIAPALEALTTYSLALAGAAERIALANGADGALSKVAHCAAMLSHIGTVVLLEAHADAYRTVTQSLRPGESLEAAERKVFHADHALIGAYLLGLWGFAPPVVEAVAYSGWPGEVGGDPGPLLVALHAARALGPVFPLVAPPVEARPPLDRESLARLGLDDKIPTWTTLVARSADEVV from the coding sequence ATGACCGACCGACTGCGCGTCATGTTCGTCGATGACGAACCCCACATCCTGCGCGGCCTGCAACGCTCCATGGCGCGCATGGAGGATCGCTGGGATGTGGTCTTATGTGCCTCGGGAGCCGAAGCCCTGGCTTGGATGGACGAGAACGGTTCTCTGGATGTGGTTGTTTCGGACATGCGCATGCCCGAGATGGATGGAGCCGACCTTCTGGAGCGCGTACGGGCCCGCAGCCCCGAGACGCTGAGGGTCATTCTTTCCGGGTATGCCGAAAGCGAGGCGGTTCTGCGCACCGTGGGCCCGGCCCATCTTTATCTGGCCAAGCCCTGCAGCCCCGCCCTCCTCGAACAGGCCATTGTCCGGCCGGTCGCCTTGCGCGAGCGCATGACGGATCCCAGCTTGCGGGCCGTGTTGGCCGGATTGTCGCATCTGCCCAGTCTTCCCCAGGTTTTTCTGGAAATCGATGCCGAACTCCGCTCACCACAGGCGTCGGCCCGCTCGGTGGCGGCAATCATTGGTCGGGACATGGCCATGACCGCTGAGTTGCTGCGTTTGACCAACTCGGCGTATTTTTCTCTCGGCGCCCCGGCCGCAACGCCCTTGCAGGCCATTCGCGCCTTGGGGCTGGAAACCGTCCAAACCCTGGTGCTCAACATCGGGATTTTCCGCCAACTCAATAGCGGCCGGCAAGACATTGCCCCAGCGCTGGAGGCCTTGACCACCTACAGCTTGGCCCTGGCCGGAGCGGCGGAACGAATCGCCCTGGCGAATGGGGCCGATGGTGCCCTGAGCAAGGTGGCCCACTGCGCCGCCATGCTCTCGCACATTGGCACTGTGGTATTGCTGGAGGCCCATGCCGACGCCTACCGCACCGTGACCCAGAGCCTGAGACCAGGGGAATCGCTGGAAGCCGCCGAACGCAAGGTTTTTCATGCCGACCACGCCCTGATCGGCGCCTACCTTCTGGGGCTTTGGGGCTTTGCGCCGCCAGTGGTCGAGGCTGTGGCCTATTCCGGCTGGCCGGGCGAGGTGGGCGGCGATCCGGGACCCTTGCTGGTGGCCTTGCACGCCGCTCGGGCCTTGGGGCCGGTGTTTCCGCTGGTAGCGCCTCCCGTGGAGGCCCGCCCTCCCCTCGACCGCGAGAGCTTGGCGCGTTTGGGCCTTGACGACAAAATCCCTACCTGGACCACGTTGGTCGCACGCTCTGCTGACGAGGTGGTGTAA
- a CDS encoding HD domain-containing phosphohydrolase, which produces MDDRILVIDDDHHLLSALRRQLSDTFEITTAQGGEEALAVVQEAAKTQKPFAVALCDMRMPGLDGIETLKRLRDLAPETVRMMLTGNADQQTSIEAINQGAIFRFFTKPCPPDRLREGLLAGVKQYRLITAERDLLEKTLAGSVRVLVDVASLNDPVAAGTATRLREWLRLLTSEFKMPHRWQLDIAASLLPIGLVALPPELLTKRRQGEPLTDLERSMFEHVPEVARNLVANIPRLAPVAEILYLQDKGFDGSGFPPDGPQGKDIPLDARLLKILKDIAEAAEGGPLTVDILKSLDKRRDQYDPTLLPKVRACLQALGEAAPSASIEVALAALQPGQMVLSDIRLSNGHLILAANTQLSPAQIERLRNLRKIFSFIEPIKVRI; this is translated from the coding sequence ATGGACGACCGGATTTTGGTGATCGACGACGATCACCACCTGCTATCGGCCCTGCGCCGTCAGCTCAGCGACACTTTCGAGATCACCACGGCACAAGGTGGCGAGGAGGCCCTCGCGGTCGTCCAAGAGGCGGCCAAGACCCAAAAGCCCTTTGCCGTGGCGCTGTGCGACATGCGCATGCCAGGGCTTGATGGGATCGAGACCTTGAAGCGGCTGCGTGATCTCGCCCCCGAGACGGTGCGCATGATGCTCACCGGCAATGCCGATCAACAAACCTCCATTGAAGCGATCAATCAGGGGGCGATTTTTCGTTTTTTCACCAAGCCCTGCCCGCCCGATCGCCTACGCGAGGGATTGTTGGCCGGGGTCAAGCAGTACCGGCTGATCACCGCCGAACGCGACCTCCTGGAAAAGACGCTGGCGGGCAGCGTGCGGGTGTTGGTCGATGTGGCCTCGCTCAACGACCCGGTGGCGGCCGGCACCGCGACCCGCCTACGCGAATGGCTCCGCTTGTTGACCAGCGAGTTCAAAATGCCCCATCGCTGGCAACTGGATATTGCGGCATCCCTTCTCCCGATTGGCTTGGTCGCCTTGCCCCCCGAGTTGTTGACCAAAAGACGCCAGGGAGAACCGTTGACCGACCTGGAGCGCTCCATGTTCGAACACGTTCCCGAGGTGGCACGTAATCTGGTGGCCAACATCCCCAGACTCGCGCCGGTGGCAGAAATTCTCTACCTCCAGGACAAAGGCTTCGATGGCTCGGGATTTCCGCCGGACGGTCCGCAAGGCAAGGACATCCCGCTTGATGCGCGGCTGCTCAAGATCTTGAAGGATATCGCCGAGGCGGCCGAGGGGGGACCGCTGACCGTTGATATCCTGAAAAGCCTGGACAAGCGACGCGACCAATACGACCCGACCTTATTACCCAAGGTCCGGGCCTGCCTTCAGGCGCTCGGCGAGGCAGCTCCCTCGGCGTCGATCGAGGTGGCACTGGCCGCCCTGCAACCGGGACAAATGGTGTTGTCCGATATTCGGTTGAGCAACGGACACCTGATTTTGGCGGCCAACACCCAGCTTTCGCCGGCCCAGATCGAGCGCCTTCGCAATCTAAGAAAGATCTTCTCGTTTATCGAGCCCATTAAGGTCCGCATTTAG
- the mtaB gene encoding tRNA (N(6)-L-threonylcarbamoyladenosine(37)-C(2))-methylthiotransferase MtaB: protein MTVPTPPPAPRVVTFGCRLNTSESQMMREQAAQAGLSQAIIINTCAVTREAERQARQTIRRVRRENPDALVIVTGCGAQINARAWADMPEVDHVLGNQEKLKAESYRALAGGPASPGDRVQVEDIAQAAGADLPRLGDLDGRTRAFVQVQQGCDHACTFCVIPLARGPSRSVPVAAVIDQVARLVDIGVREVVLTGVDLAAWGCDLGDGEGLGLLVRRLLAAQPGLARLRLSSLDPTAFDATLLDVVANEPRLMPHLHLSVQAGADLVLKRMRRRHLRGDVIALARRLRALRPDLALGADLIAGFPTETEAHQAETLALIDEAGLTHLHVFPYSPRPETPAARMPPVAPATVKARAQALRQAGERAFAALLAGRVGTEDQVLVERSGFGHGEAYIPVHLDPSIAAGTLVRVRLAAGDGSHLIGETVS from the coding sequence ATGACCGTGCCCACCCCGCCCCCCGCACCGCGCGTGGTGACCTTCGGCTGTCGCCTGAACACCAGCGAATCCCAAATGATGCGCGAACAGGCGGCCCAGGCCGGGCTGTCGCAGGCCATCATCATCAATACCTGTGCCGTAACCCGGGAAGCGGAACGGCAGGCGCGCCAGACCATCCGCCGCGTGCGCCGCGAAAACCCCGACGCCCTGGTCATCGTGACGGGCTGCGGCGCCCAAATCAACGCCCGCGCTTGGGCCGACATGCCTGAGGTGGATCACGTTCTCGGTAACCAGGAAAAGCTGAAGGCCGAGAGCTACCGCGCCCTCGCGGGTGGTCCCGCCAGCCCCGGCGATCGGGTCCAGGTAGAGGACATCGCCCAGGCCGCCGGCGCTGACCTGCCCCGTCTGGGCGATCTCGACGGGCGAACCCGCGCCTTCGTTCAGGTGCAACAGGGCTGCGATCACGCCTGCACCTTCTGTGTCATTCCCCTGGCCCGGGGCCCCAGCCGCTCGGTGCCGGTCGCGGCGGTGATTGATCAGGTGGCGCGTCTCGTCGATATCGGCGTGCGCGAGGTGGTGCTGACTGGGGTGGATCTCGCCGCCTGGGGCTGTGACCTCGGGGACGGGGAGGGGCTGGGGCTCCTGGTGCGGCGTCTGCTGGCCGCCCAGCCCGGCTTGGCCCGGTTGCGCCTCTCCAGCCTCGATCCCACCGCGTTTGATGCCACGCTCCTTGATGTGGTGGCCAACGAGCCGCGCCTGATGCCCCACCTGCACCTGTCGGTTCAGGCCGGGGCTGATCTTGTCCTCAAGCGCATGCGTCGGCGCCATTTGCGCGGCGATGTCATTGCGTTGGCGCGGCGCCTGCGCGCGCTGCGGCCCGATCTGGCGCTGGGCGCCGATCTCATCGCGGGGTTTCCTACCGAGACCGAGGCACATCAGGCCGAGACGCTGGCGCTCATCGACGAGGCCGGCCTCACCCACTTGCATGTCTTTCCCTACAGCCCGCGTCCGGAAACGCCGGCGGCTCGCATGCCGCCGGTGGCCCCTGCGACGGTCAAGGCCCGGGCCCAGGCCCTGCGCCAGGCCGGCGAGCGGGCCTTTGCCGCGCTCCTGGCTGGGCGCGTTGGGACCGAGGACCAGGTGTTGGTCGAGCGGTCCGGGTTCGGCCATGGCGAGGCCTATATCCCCGTCCATCTGGATCCCTCGATCGCGGCGGGCACCCTTGTTCGGGTGCGGTTGGCTGCCGGGGATGGTTCCCACCTGATTGGAGAGACGGTTTCGTGA
- a CDS encoding adenosylcobinamide amidohydrolase — protein MMILARFEDTLTVERLGKILALRLLVPHRVLSTGAVKGGLEDGVGLVFNHQGCEPVGHFVPGLETLGTAPEAYQEGLLARHGLADAGPATGMVTAANMNAFGMACHREGALAVLALATGGVDGNAARAGDPASLVEDETGFHPRTGSGDASPRPGTINLMLAVNRPLTPGALVRAVMMATEAKVAALQELSIPSRLSATLATGTGTDQMVVVAPERPGYALSAAGHGMVLGELIARATAEALRETLARQNHLTPVRQGAVGRLLERFGLAPGTLALRVGQHLTAEQAEVFRANSEVLERDPPTVAAVLALIHAHDQGQWGVVASTAWPVIALALGASVACALSGRIERWPAYHSALAAGEALDLVGVIGRAMALGFADKWSS, from the coding sequence ATGATGATTTTGGCGCGTTTTGAGGACACTCTCACGGTGGAGCGACTGGGAAAGATCCTTGCTCTGCGTCTTTTGGTCCCGCATCGGGTCCTTTCGACCGGGGCGGTGAAGGGAGGGCTGGAGGACGGGGTGGGGCTGGTGTTCAATCATCAGGGCTGCGAACCCGTGGGGCATTTTGTGCCCGGTCTGGAAACCCTGGGCACGGCGCCCGAGGCCTATCAGGAAGGGCTGCTGGCCCGCCATGGCCTCGCCGACGCCGGTCCCGCCACCGGCATGGTGACGGCGGCCAACATGAACGCCTTTGGCATGGCCTGCCACCGCGAGGGGGCGCTGGCCGTTTTGGCTCTCGCCACCGGCGGCGTTGATGGCAATGCGGCGCGGGCCGGCGATCCGGCCTCCCTGGTTGAGGACGAGACCGGCTTTCATCCCCGCACTGGCAGCGGTGACGCGTCGCCTCGGCCCGGCACCATCAATCTGATGCTGGCCGTCAACCGACCGCTCACCCCGGGTGCCCTGGTGCGCGCCGTCATGATGGCCACCGAGGCCAAGGTGGCGGCACTCCAGGAACTGTCCATCCCCTCGCGCCTGTCCGCCACCCTCGCCACCGGCACCGGCACCGACCAGATGGTCGTCGTCGCCCCCGAGCGGCCCGGGTATGCCCTCAGCGCCGCCGGCCATGGCATGGTCTTGGGCGAACTGATCGCCCGGGCCACCGCCGAGGCCCTGCGCGAGACCCTGGCGCGCCAAAACCACCTGACCCCGGTGCGTCAGGGGGCGGTCGGCCGGCTGCTCGAACGCTTTGGCCTCGCGCCGGGCACCTTGGCGCTTCGCGTCGGCCAGCATCTGACGGCGGAGCAGGCCGAGGTTTTTCGGGCCAACAGCGAGGTCCTTGAACGCGACCCGCCAACCGTCGCTGCCGTCCTGGCTCTGATCCATGCCCACGATCAGGGGCAGTGGGGCGTGGTGGCCTCCACCGCGTGGCCCGTGATCGCGCTTGCCCTTGGCGCTTCGGTGGCGTGTGCCCTGTCCGGTCGGATTGAGCGCTGGCCGGCGTATCATAGCGCCTTGGCGGCGGGGGAGGCCCTTGATCTCGTGGGCGTGATCGGGCGCGCCATGGCGCTGGGGTTTGCTGACAAGTGGTCATCATGA
- a CDS encoding DUF6901 family protein, which yields MAPALPEVTYVFHLASGQVERISLTFDPETFLLHPLDPAGSPSPWTRLTVHPCPQCPLLGTQTPWCPFARALDGFVHRFDAFYSYERSIVEVVTEQRTVVAQVSLQQAMASIVGLIGATSGCPTLAFFRPMARFHLPFASEEETLVRAFSLHLLENYLRAGGAGEQRVSVDDLEARYAEVATVNRGMAERVRSAFHKDALVNAIIILDTFAQAVPFVVQEALAELRVIFAPVERPSG from the coding sequence ATGGCCCCCGCTTTACCCGAGGTGACCTACGTGTTTCACCTCGCCTCGGGGCAGGTGGAGCGTATTTCGCTGACCTTTGATCCCGAGACCTTCCTACTCCACCCCCTGGATCCGGCGGGGTCCCCGTCCCCCTGGACCCGCTTGACGGTCCATCCCTGTCCCCAGTGTCCGTTACTGGGAACCCAGACGCCGTGGTGTCCTTTCGCCCGCGCTTTGGATGGGTTTGTCCATCGCTTCGACGCGTTCTATTCCTATGAACGCTCCATTGTGGAAGTGGTGACCGAACAGCGCACGGTGGTCGCCCAGGTCTCCCTTCAGCAGGCGATGGCCTCGATCGTTGGCTTGATCGGCGCCACCTCGGGGTGCCCGACCCTGGCGTTTTTCCGCCCCATGGCGCGCTTCCATCTGCCGTTTGCCAGCGAAGAGGAGACCCTGGTGCGGGCCTTCTCCCTCCACCTGCTGGAAAACTATCTGCGGGCCGGCGGCGCTGGGGAGCAACGGGTGTCGGTGGACGACCTGGAGGCCCGCTATGCCGAGGTCGCCACCGTCAACCGGGGCATGGCCGAGCGGGTGCGCAGTGCCTTTCACAAGGATGCCCTGGTCAATGCCATTATTATTCTCGATACCTTCGCCCAGGCCGTGCCCTTTGTGGTGCAAGAAGCTTTGGCCGAGCTGCGGGTCATTTTCGCCCCGGTGGAGCGGCCTTCTGGCTGA
- the dapF gene encoding diaminopimelate epimerase, which translates to MITPGTPFLKMHGLGNDFVIVDTRHTSFTPTSALVRALSDRRTGIGCDQFITIEPPRAEGWAFMGIRNADGEVVESCGNAARCVGAVLLAETKGAPVCLDTLAGPIVAEAASEERVAVDMGPARLAWDQIPLAGPADTLSLDLAVGPLSAPVAVSVGNPHAVFFVPEAEAVDLDRWGPLVEHHPLFPRRVNVEVVHQRPDGSLRMRVWERGVGITRACGTGACAVLIAARRRGLVPGETADVVLDGGTLTITWRESDSHVVMAGTATRVYSGVLDPGFTP; encoded by the coding sequence ATGATCACACCCGGCACGCCATTTCTGAAGATGCACGGGCTGGGCAACGATTTTGTGATCGTTGACACCCGGCATACTTCTTTCACTCCAACGTCAGCTTTGGTGCGGGCGTTGTCCGATCGTCGCACCGGGATTGGCTGCGACCAGTTCATCACCATCGAGCCGCCCCGGGCCGAGGGCTGGGCCTTCATGGGCATTCGCAACGCGGATGGCGAGGTCGTCGAAAGCTGCGGCAACGCGGCGCGCTGTGTCGGGGCCGTGCTGCTGGCCGAAACCAAGGGCGCGCCCGTGTGTCTGGACACCTTGGCCGGGCCCATCGTGGCCGAAGCGGCCTCCGAAGAGCGGGTGGCCGTGGACATGGGGCCGGCCCGTCTCGCCTGGGATCAGATACCTCTGGCCGGTCCGGCCGACACGCTGTCTCTCGATCTTGCGGTAGGGCCGTTGAGCGCGCCGGTCGCCGTATCGGTGGGCAATCCCCATGCCGTGTTCTTTGTGCCCGAGGCCGAGGCGGTGGATCTGGACCGTTGGGGGCCCCTGGTCGAGCACCATCCCCTGTTCCCCCGGCGCGTCAACGTCGAGGTGGTACACCAGCGGCCCGATGGATCCTTGCGCATGCGGGTGTGGGAGCGCGGTGTTGGGATCACCCGGGCTTGTGGCACCGGTGCCTGCGCGGTCCTTATCGCGGCGCGGCGCCGGGGGCTGGTTCCCGGCGAAACCGCCGATGTCGTGCTTGATGGCGGGACCTTGACCATTACGTGGCGCGAGAGCGATTCGCACGTTGTCATGGCCGGCACGGCCACCCGGGTGTATTCCGGCGTTCTGGATCCCGGGTTCACCCCATGA
- a CDS encoding cupin domain-containing protein, with translation MRPWRTLMIAGGALALSASQAWAEGSVSVVERLSTRVTAAGQPLVLPTKDARLIVTDYTIAPGATLAVHKHPFSRFALVEEGTLRVERTADGHVFDYKPGDIVVEIVDEWHRGTNTGTTPVRLVVFDLVEGETKPTQVQTTP, from the coding sequence ATGCGTCCATGGCGTACCCTGATGATTGCGGGAGGGGCGCTGGCCCTGAGCGCCTCCCAAGCCTGGGCTGAGGGATCAGTCTCGGTTGTCGAGCGCCTCTCGACACGGGTCACGGCCGCCGGCCAGCCCCTGGTTTTACCCACCAAGGATGCCCGGTTGATTGTCACCGACTACACCATTGCTCCGGGCGCGACCTTGGCAGTGCACAAGCACCCCTTCTCCCGCTTTGCTCTGGTGGAGGAAGGGACGCTACGGGTGGAACGCACCGCTGACGGGCACGTTTTCGACTATAAGCCCGGGGATATCGTCGTCGAGATCGTGGATGAGTGGCACCGTGGGACCAACACCGGGACCACGCCGGTTCGCCTCGTGGTCTTTGATCTGGTCGAAGGGGAGACCAAGCCGACCCAGGTCCAGACCACCCCCTAG